The Acidimicrobiales bacterium genomic sequence TCAACCGTGGGCCGTGACCTTCTTTTGACCTTTTAAGATCCGCCTCCAAGTGCCCGCGGGCACCGGTCCACACCTGGGAGGTCCACAATGATCGCCGCCTTCTCGCTTACCCCGCTCGGCGTCGGGGAGTCGGTCGGCGAGCTGGTGGCCGAGGCGGTCAAGGTCGTACGCGACAGCGGGCTCCCCTCGGAGACCAACGCCATGTTCACCAACATCGAAGGCGAATGGGACGAGGTGATGCCGGTCATCAAGGCCTGCGTGGACCGTATCGCCGAGCGGGCTCCCAGGGTGAGCCTGGTCATGAAGATCGACTTCCGTCCGGGCCACGACGACGCCATGACCACGAAGATGCAATCGGTGCTACGGCACCTCGATTGACGACATGGCGGTCGTGCTCGCCATCGACGCCGGCACCACGGGCGTGCGGGCGCTGGCCGTGGACGAAAACGGATCTCCCGTGCTCTCCTCGTACCGGGAGCTGACCCAGCACTATCCCCGACCCGGTTGGGTCGAGCACGACGCCGACGAGATCTGGCACGCCGTGCAGCACGTGCTGGCGACGGTCAGCGCCCAGATAGCCGATCGACACGAGCCGGTCGCGGCCATCGGCATGACCAACCAGCGCGAGACGGCCGTGGCGTGGGATCGCGCCACCGGCCGACCCCTCCATCGGGCACTCGTGTGGCAGGACCGCCGCACCGCCGGCCGGTGCGATGCCCTCCGGGATGCCGGTTATCTGCCTCTGGTGCGGGACCGCACCGGCCTGGTCCTGGACCCCTACTTCTCGGCTACCAAGTTCGAGTGGCTGCTCACCGAGGGCGGCGTCGAGCGAAGTCCCGAGCTGACGCTCGGAACGGTGGATTCGTGGGTGCTCTGGAACCTGACCGGTGGGCCGGTCGGCGGAGTCCACGCCACCGACCCGTCCAACGCCAGCCGCACGCTCCTCTACGACATCGTCGAGCGGCGCTGGTCCGAGGAGCTGTGCCAGCTGTTCGACATCCCCGGATCGGCGCTGGCCGAGGTCCGCCCCTCCGCGGGTCGCTTCGGTGCCGTCGCTCCTGGAGCCATCGCCGGCCTCGAGCCCGGCGTGCGAGTGAGCGGGATCGCCGGTGACCAGGCCGCAGCGCTGTTCGGCCAGGCGTGCGTGCGCACGG encodes the following:
- a CDS encoding MTH1187 family thiamine-binding protein — translated: MIAAFSLTPLGVGESVGELVAEAVKVVRDSGLPSETNAMFTNIEGEWDEVMPVIKACVDRIAERAPRVSLVMKIDFRPGHDDAMTTKMQSVLRHLD
- a CDS encoding glycerol kinase — encoded protein: MAVVLAIDAGTTGVRALAVDENGSPVLSSYRELTQHYPRPGWVEHDADEIWHAVQHVLATVSAQIADRHEPVAAIGMTNQRETAVAWDRATGRPLHRALVWQDRRTAGRCDALRDAGYLPLVRDRTGLVLDPYFSATKFEWLLTEGGVERSPELTLGTVDSWVLWNLTGGPVGGVHATDPSNASRTLLYDIVERRWSEELCQLFDIPGSALAEVRPSAGRFGAVAPGAIAGLEPGVRVSGIAGDQAAALFGQACVRTGMTKNTYGTGSFVLMNVGATPPPPAEGLLTSVAWQLDAGLGRPGPDVAYALEGAIFVTGAGIQWLRDGLGLISEAAEMGPLAASVESSEGLFVVPAFTGLGSPWWDPYARGTVVGLTRGTGRAHMARAIVEAMAFQTRDVVDAMTASSGHGVPSLRVDGGASVMDLLLQIQADQLQVPVTRPRVVETTAVGAGLLAGLAEGVWSSIDEIAGLWTPAAEMVPRATKAGADTHHQGWRRALERARAWAPS